One genomic region from Panthera tigris isolate Pti1 chromosome D1, P.tigris_Pti1_mat1.1, whole genome shotgun sequence encodes:
- the RAB39A gene encoding ras-related protein Rab-39A has translation METIWIYQFRLIVIGDSTVGKSCLLHRFTQGRFPGLRSPACDPTVGVDFFSRLLEIEPGKRIKLQLWDTAGQERFRSITRSYYRNSVGGFLVFDITNRRSFEHVKDWLEEAKMHVQPFRIVFLLVGHKCDLASRRQVTREEAEKLSADCGMKYIETSAKDATNVEESFTILTRDIYELIKRGEICIQDGWEGVKSGFVPNTVHSSEEAVKPRKECFC, from the exons ATGGAGACCATCTGGATCTACCAGTTCCGCCTCATCGTGATCGGGGACTCGACGGTGGGCAAGTCGTGCCTCCTGCACCGCTTCACGCAGGGCCGCTTCCCGGGGCTGCGCTCGCCCGCCTGCGACCCCACGGTCGGCGTGGACTTCTTCTCCCGCCTGCTGGAGATCGAGCCGGGCAAGAGGATCAAGCTGCAGCTGTGGGACACGGCGGGGCAGGAGCGCTTCAG atcaaTAACTCGATCTTATTACCGCAACTCAGTTGGCGGATTTTTAGTATTTGACATTACCAACCGACGATCTTTTGAACACGTGAAAGATTGGCTGGAAGAAGCAAAAATGCACGTACAGCCATTTCGGATTGTATTTCTGCTGGTGGGACATAAATGTGACCTGGCTTCGCGACGTCAGGTTACAAGGGAAGAAGCTGAAAAGCTGTCAGCAGACTGTGGTATGAAGTATATAGAAACCTCAGCAAAGGATGCCACAAATGTGGAGGAATCCTTTACAATCCTGACCAGAGACATATATGAACTTATCAAAAGGGGAGAGATTTGTATTCAAGATGGCTGGGAAGGGGTTAAAAGCGGCTTTGTTCCAAATACGGTGCATTCTTCTGAGGAAGCGGTAAAACCCAGGAAAGAATGCTTCTGCTGA